A genomic window from Betta splendens chromosome 17, fBetSpl5.4, whole genome shotgun sequence includes:
- the rgs20 gene encoding regulator of G-protein signaling 20 isoform X3, which translates to MGSERMEMRKRQMSVQQESAAGGAAPAQQGQPGQANPRGSNACCFCWCCCCSCSWNEDRDERNRKASYDVKEGTADCEDCPKPTLEDVRSWGQSFDKLMCCPAGRNSFRQFLRTEFSEENMLFWLACEEFTKEANKSAIEEKARVIYEDYISILSPKEVSLDSRVREAINRNMLEPTSHTFDDAQLQIYTLMQRDSYPRYMNSPAYKNLLNTLSEQSPES; encoded by the exons ATGGGATCAGAGCGGATGGAGATGCGAAAGAGGCAGATGTCGGTGCAGCAGGAGTCGGCAGCGGGGGGAGCTGCACCGGCCCAGCAGGGCCAGCCGGGCCAGGCCAACCCGCGGGGCTCCAACGcgtgctgcttctgctggtgctgctgctgtagctgctcctG GAATGAAGACCGGGATGAGAGGAACCGGAAGGCGTCCTATGATGTCAAGGAAGGGACCGCAGACTGTGAGGACTG TCCAAAGCCCACGCTGGAGGACGTGCGCTCGTGGGGGCAGTCGTTCGACAAGCTGATGTGCTGCCCGGCGGGCAGGAACTCCTTCCGGCAGTTCCTCCGCACCGAGTTCAGCGAGGAGAACATGCTCTTCTGGCTCGCCTGCGAGGAGTTCACCAAGGAGGCCAATAAGAGCGCCATCGAGGAGAAGGCGCGCGTCATCTACGAGGACTACATCTCCATCCTCTCACCCAAAGag GTGAGCCTCGACTCCCGCGTGCGTGAAGCCATCAACAGGAACATGTTGGAACCCACTTCGCACACGTTCGACGACGCCCAGCTGCAGATCTACACACTGATGCAAAGAGACTCGTATCCGCGCTACATGAACTCCCCAGCCTACAAAAACCTGCTCAACACTCTGTCAGAGCAGTCCCCTGAGTCTTAG